A single Candoia aspera isolate rCanAsp1 chromosome 5, rCanAsp1.hap2, whole genome shotgun sequence DNA region contains:
- the LCMT2 gene encoding tRNA wybutosine-synthesizing protein 4 isoform X1 — translation MRRRRRRQGEGPTSFPPSPRVRGTGDSSAASKRSAAALGYTSDRFVLRLLPQGGPRRAPAIHRGYYVRARAVESCVRAFLLGTQDHPRRQVVSLGAGLDSLYFCLKGAGLSADLDFFEVDLPEVASRKAAVIGGSAELSALVGSGVPAAFGSIMFSGEDYKLLGVDLRELLLLEGALRGAGLNPATPTLIIAEVVLPYMEVERSDALIQWAAGHFPRAGFILYEQIHPSDPFGCIMQNHFSRLQSPLHSLTSYPDCKAQQMRFLQRGWTECRIMDMNEFYGCFVPGEEQKRIQALEPFDEFEEWHLKCSHYFILAASKGEALFATPVFSRMEAFLTRCAPCFAGTVAACLCGTGGATAGPKRYGHRSVLLAPGVILTTGGFGDHGGRHGRLTELHILIKHEDGWKSDEVRLAELGMAWDGRLFHTVTLLRSGWAIALGGRKSPVNPALEILRLRGLGDADSLSPSNPVIELAQLPPVKGLSLPRWRHTAAEVTHEGQAYLFIYGGCSSGQSVQADWCFLHVEELYCQQIPVEGPIPAGRHSHSACSWAGGVLIAGGLEASEKPLGSILFLKPTMRGFQWHSVETCPPLTPRYSHTAHVHCGKLLLVGGVWFSAPSVPGVAVIDLETRVLMEYHIDTAFLEWPLMLHNHSSVFMPDREEVILTGGGGSCFSFGTHLNWSPVCLDLSSIWRAGP, via the exons atgcggcggcggcggcggcggcagggcgAGGGGCCcacctccttccccccttccccgcGGGTGCGCGGCACTGGGGACAGCAGCGCGGCCAGTAAGAGGTCTGCCGCCGCGCTGGGCTACACGTCGGACCGCTTCGTGCTGCGGCTGCTGCCCCAGGGCGGCCCGCGCCGCGCCCCCGCCATCCACCG GGGCTACTATGTCCGGGCCCGAGCGGTGGAGTCGTGCGTCCGGGCGTTCCTGCTGGGCACTCAGGACCACCCTCGCAGGCAG GTGGTCTCCCTGGGCGCCGGCCTGGACTCGCTCTACTTCTGCCTCAAGGGCGCGGGGCTCTCGGCTGACCTGGATTTCTTCGAGGTGGACCTCCCCGAGGTGGCTTCCCGCAAAGCGGCCGTGATCGGCGGATCGGCGGAGTTGAGTGCCTTGGTGGGAAGCGGCGTTCCTGCGGCATTCG GAAGCATCATGTTTTCCGGGGAAGATTACAAGCTTCTGGGCGTGGATCTCCGCGAACTGCTCCTGCTGGAGGGGGCCCTGCGTGGCGCTGGCCTGAACCCCGCAACACCCACCCTGATTATTGCAGAAGTGGTGCTCCCCTACATGGAGGTTGAGAG GTCAGATGCTCTGATTCAGTGGGCAGCTGGGCACTTCCCGAGGGCAGGGTTCATTCTGTACGAGCAGATTCATCCCAGTGACCCTTTTGGCTGCATCATGCAAAATCACTTTAGCCGGCTACAATCTCCACTCCACTCCCTAACCTCATACCCAGACTGCAAGGCCCAACAGATGCGCTTCCTCCAGAGG GGCTGGACAGAATGCCGCATCATGGATATGAATGAATTCTATGGCTGCTTTGTCCCTGGAGAGGAGCAGAAGAGGATTCAAGCTCTGGAGCCCTTTGATGAATTTGAG GAATGGCATCTGAAGTGCTCCCATTATTTCATCCTTGCTGCGTCAAAGGGAGAGGCCTTGTTTGCAACTCCTGTGTTTTCCAGGATGGAAG CCTTCCTGACCCGCTGCGCTCCTTGCTTTGCTGGGACCGTGGCTGCCTGTCTCTGCGGAACGGGTGGGGCAACTGCTGGCCCAAAGCGGTACGGTCATCGTTCAGTGCTCCTGGCCCCAGGCGTAATTCTAACCACCGGAGGTTTTGGTGACCATGGCGGGCGCCACGGCCGCTTGACTGAGCTGCATATTCTGATCAAGCATGAGGATGGTTGGAAAAGCGACGAGGTCAGGCTGGCTGAGCTAGGAATGGCCTGGG ATGGGCGGCTTTTCCACACGGTAACCCTTCTGCGCTCAGGCTGGGCTATAGCGCTGGGTGGGCGCAAGTCCCCAGTGAACCCTGCTCTGGAAATCCTTCGCTTAAGAGGACTGGGGGATGCCGATTCTTTGAGCCCCAGCAATCCCGTTATTGAGCTTGCTCAATTGCCACCTGTCAAGGGCCTCTCCTTGCCCCGCTGGAGACACACTGCAGCAGAAGTCACGCATGAAG GACAGGCTTACCTTTTCATCTACGGAGGCTGCAGTTCTGGGCAGTCTGTGCAAGCTGACTGGTGTTTTCTGCATGTGGAGGAGCTCTACTGCCAGCAG ATTCCAGTGGAGGGTCCCATTCCAGCTGGCCGTCACTCACACAGTGCCTGTAGTTGGGCAGGGGGTGTGCTCATCGCTGGCGGCCTGGAAGCATCCGAGAAACCTCTGGGCAGCATTCTGTTTCTGAAGCCAACCATGAGAGGCTTCCAGTGGCATTCTGTCGAGACCTGCCCCCCACTCACACCTAG GTATTCACACACAGCTCACGTGCACTGTGGTAAACTCTTGCTTGTGGGTGGAGTCTGGTTCAGTGCTCCTTCAGTACCTGGTGTTGCTGTGATAGACCTGGAGACAAGAGTCCTTATGGAGTATCACATTGATACA gcaTTCCTAGAGTGGCCTCTGATGCTGCACAACCACAGCAGTGTCTTCATGCCTGACCGGGAGGAGGTGATTCTTACTGGTGGGGGCGGCAGCTGCTTCTCCTTTGGGACTCATCTGAACTGGTCTCCTGTCTGCCTGGATCTGAGCAGCATCTGGAGGGCTGGGCCTTGA
- the LCMT2 gene encoding tRNA wybutosine-synthesizing protein 4 isoform X2 — protein sequence MRRRRRRQGEGPTSFPPSPRVRGTGDSSAASKRSAAALGYTSDRFVLRLLPQGGPRRAPAIHRGYYVRARAVESCVRAFLLGTQDHPRRQVVSLGAGLDSLYFCLKGAGLSADLDFFEVDLPEVASRKAAVIGGSAELSALVGSGVPAAFGSIMFSGEDYKLLGVDLRELLLLEGALRGAGLNPATPTLIIAEVVLPYMEVERSDALIQWAAGHFPRAGFILYEQIHPSDPFGCIMQNHFSRLQSPLHSLTSYPDCKAQQMRFLQRGWTECRIMDMNEFYGCFVPGEEQKRIQALEPFDEFEEWHLKCSHYFILAASKGEALFATPVFSRMEDGRLFHTVTLLRSGWAIALGGRKSPVNPALEILRLRGLGDADSLSPSNPVIELAQLPPVKGLSLPRWRHTAAEVTHEGQAYLFIYGGCSSGQSVQADWCFLHVEELYCQQIPVEGPIPAGRHSHSACSWAGGVLIAGGLEASEKPLGSILFLKPTMRGFQWHSVETCPPLTPRYSHTAHVHCGKLLLVGGVWFSAPSVPGVAVIDLETRVLMEYHIDTAFLEWPLMLHNHSSVFMPDREEVILTGGGGSCFSFGTHLNWSPVCLDLSSIWRAGP from the exons atgcggcggcggcggcggcggcagggcgAGGGGCCcacctccttccccccttccccgcGGGTGCGCGGCACTGGGGACAGCAGCGCGGCCAGTAAGAGGTCTGCCGCCGCGCTGGGCTACACGTCGGACCGCTTCGTGCTGCGGCTGCTGCCCCAGGGCGGCCCGCGCCGCGCCCCCGCCATCCACCG GGGCTACTATGTCCGGGCCCGAGCGGTGGAGTCGTGCGTCCGGGCGTTCCTGCTGGGCACTCAGGACCACCCTCGCAGGCAG GTGGTCTCCCTGGGCGCCGGCCTGGACTCGCTCTACTTCTGCCTCAAGGGCGCGGGGCTCTCGGCTGACCTGGATTTCTTCGAGGTGGACCTCCCCGAGGTGGCTTCCCGCAAAGCGGCCGTGATCGGCGGATCGGCGGAGTTGAGTGCCTTGGTGGGAAGCGGCGTTCCTGCGGCATTCG GAAGCATCATGTTTTCCGGGGAAGATTACAAGCTTCTGGGCGTGGATCTCCGCGAACTGCTCCTGCTGGAGGGGGCCCTGCGTGGCGCTGGCCTGAACCCCGCAACACCCACCCTGATTATTGCAGAAGTGGTGCTCCCCTACATGGAGGTTGAGAG GTCAGATGCTCTGATTCAGTGGGCAGCTGGGCACTTCCCGAGGGCAGGGTTCATTCTGTACGAGCAGATTCATCCCAGTGACCCTTTTGGCTGCATCATGCAAAATCACTTTAGCCGGCTACAATCTCCACTCCACTCCCTAACCTCATACCCAGACTGCAAGGCCCAACAGATGCGCTTCCTCCAGAGG GGCTGGACAGAATGCCGCATCATGGATATGAATGAATTCTATGGCTGCTTTGTCCCTGGAGAGGAGCAGAAGAGGATTCAAGCTCTGGAGCCCTTTGATGAATTTGAG GAATGGCATCTGAAGTGCTCCCATTATTTCATCCTTGCTGCGTCAAAGGGAGAGGCCTTGTTTGCAACTCCTGTGTTTTCCAGGATGGAAG ATGGGCGGCTTTTCCACACGGTAACCCTTCTGCGCTCAGGCTGGGCTATAGCGCTGGGTGGGCGCAAGTCCCCAGTGAACCCTGCTCTGGAAATCCTTCGCTTAAGAGGACTGGGGGATGCCGATTCTTTGAGCCCCAGCAATCCCGTTATTGAGCTTGCTCAATTGCCACCTGTCAAGGGCCTCTCCTTGCCCCGCTGGAGACACACTGCAGCAGAAGTCACGCATGAAG GACAGGCTTACCTTTTCATCTACGGAGGCTGCAGTTCTGGGCAGTCTGTGCAAGCTGACTGGTGTTTTCTGCATGTGGAGGAGCTCTACTGCCAGCAG ATTCCAGTGGAGGGTCCCATTCCAGCTGGCCGTCACTCACACAGTGCCTGTAGTTGGGCAGGGGGTGTGCTCATCGCTGGCGGCCTGGAAGCATCCGAGAAACCTCTGGGCAGCATTCTGTTTCTGAAGCCAACCATGAGAGGCTTCCAGTGGCATTCTGTCGAGACCTGCCCCCCACTCACACCTAG GTATTCACACACAGCTCACGTGCACTGTGGTAAACTCTTGCTTGTGGGTGGAGTCTGGTTCAGTGCTCCTTCAGTACCTGGTGTTGCTGTGATAGACCTGGAGACAAGAGTCCTTATGGAGTATCACATTGATACA gcaTTCCTAGAGTGGCCTCTGATGCTGCACAACCACAGCAGTGTCTTCATGCCTGACCGGGAGGAGGTGATTCTTACTGGTGGGGGCGGCAGCTGCTTCTCCTTTGGGACTCATCTGAACTGGTCTCCTGTCTGCCTGGATCTGAGCAGCATCTGGAGGGCTGGGCCTTGA
- the LCMT2 gene encoding tRNA wybutosine-synthesizing protein 4 isoform X3 — protein sequence MRRRRRRQGEGPTSFPPSPRVRGTGDSSAASKRSAAALGYTSDRFVLRLLPQGGPRRAPAIHRGYYVRARAVESCVRAFLLGTQDHPRRQVVSLGAGLDSLYFCLKGAGLSADLDFFEVDLPEVASRKAAVIGGSAELSALVGSGVPAAFGSIMFSGEDYKLLGVDLRELLLLEGALRGAGLNPATPTLIIAEVVLPYMEVERSDALIQWAAGHFPRAGFILYEQIHPSDPFGCIMQNHFSRLQSPLHSLTSYPDCKAQQMRFLQRGWTECRIMDMNEFYGCFVPGEEQKRIQALEPFDEFEEWHLKCSHYFILAASKGEALFATPVFSRMEGQAYLFIYGGCSSGQSVQADWCFLHVEELYCQQIPVEGPIPAGRHSHSACSWAGGVLIAGGLEASEKPLGSILFLKPTMRGFQWHSVETCPPLTPRYSHTAHVHCGKLLLVGGVWFSAPSVPGVAVIDLETRVLMEYHIDTAFLEWPLMLHNHSSVFMPDREEVILTGGGGSCFSFGTHLNWSPVCLDLSSIWRAGP from the exons atgcggcggcggcggcggcggcagggcgAGGGGCCcacctccttccccccttccccgcGGGTGCGCGGCACTGGGGACAGCAGCGCGGCCAGTAAGAGGTCTGCCGCCGCGCTGGGCTACACGTCGGACCGCTTCGTGCTGCGGCTGCTGCCCCAGGGCGGCCCGCGCCGCGCCCCCGCCATCCACCG GGGCTACTATGTCCGGGCCCGAGCGGTGGAGTCGTGCGTCCGGGCGTTCCTGCTGGGCACTCAGGACCACCCTCGCAGGCAG GTGGTCTCCCTGGGCGCCGGCCTGGACTCGCTCTACTTCTGCCTCAAGGGCGCGGGGCTCTCGGCTGACCTGGATTTCTTCGAGGTGGACCTCCCCGAGGTGGCTTCCCGCAAAGCGGCCGTGATCGGCGGATCGGCGGAGTTGAGTGCCTTGGTGGGAAGCGGCGTTCCTGCGGCATTCG GAAGCATCATGTTTTCCGGGGAAGATTACAAGCTTCTGGGCGTGGATCTCCGCGAACTGCTCCTGCTGGAGGGGGCCCTGCGTGGCGCTGGCCTGAACCCCGCAACACCCACCCTGATTATTGCAGAAGTGGTGCTCCCCTACATGGAGGTTGAGAG GTCAGATGCTCTGATTCAGTGGGCAGCTGGGCACTTCCCGAGGGCAGGGTTCATTCTGTACGAGCAGATTCATCCCAGTGACCCTTTTGGCTGCATCATGCAAAATCACTTTAGCCGGCTACAATCTCCACTCCACTCCCTAACCTCATACCCAGACTGCAAGGCCCAACAGATGCGCTTCCTCCAGAGG GGCTGGACAGAATGCCGCATCATGGATATGAATGAATTCTATGGCTGCTTTGTCCCTGGAGAGGAGCAGAAGAGGATTCAAGCTCTGGAGCCCTTTGATGAATTTGAG GAATGGCATCTGAAGTGCTCCCATTATTTCATCCTTGCTGCGTCAAAGGGAGAGGCCTTGTTTGCAACTCCTGTGTTTTCCAGGATGGAAG GACAGGCTTACCTTTTCATCTACGGAGGCTGCAGTTCTGGGCAGTCTGTGCAAGCTGACTGGTGTTTTCTGCATGTGGAGGAGCTCTACTGCCAGCAG ATTCCAGTGGAGGGTCCCATTCCAGCTGGCCGTCACTCACACAGTGCCTGTAGTTGGGCAGGGGGTGTGCTCATCGCTGGCGGCCTGGAAGCATCCGAGAAACCTCTGGGCAGCATTCTGTTTCTGAAGCCAACCATGAGAGGCTTCCAGTGGCATTCTGTCGAGACCTGCCCCCCACTCACACCTAG GTATTCACACACAGCTCACGTGCACTGTGGTAAACTCTTGCTTGTGGGTGGAGTCTGGTTCAGTGCTCCTTCAGTACCTGGTGTTGCTGTGATAGACCTGGAGACAAGAGTCCTTATGGAGTATCACATTGATACA gcaTTCCTAGAGTGGCCTCTGATGCTGCACAACCACAGCAGTGTCTTCATGCCTGACCGGGAGGAGGTGATTCTTACTGGTGGGGGCGGCAGCTGCTTCTCCTTTGGGACTCATCTGAACTGGTCTCCTGTCTGCCTGGATCTGAGCAGCATCTGGAGGGCTGGGCCTTGA